The DNA region AGCCTCGCCAGACGTTCCGGACGATCATCCTGCCGCAAGCCGCACGCCTCATCGTCCCGCCGACCGGCAATCAGGCGATCGGCATGCTGAAGGCGAGCGCCATCGTCTCCGTCATCGGCATGCAGGACCTGCTGACGCAGGCGCAGGTCATCTACGCCCGCAACTTCCTGGTGATCGAACTGCTGTTCGTCGCCTCCATCTGGTACCTCGCGATCACGACGGTGGCGTCGATCGGCCAGCACTATCTCGAAAAGAGCCTCCAGCCCAAATTCCGCAGCGGCGCCGACAAGCTCCGCGACGCGAAACGCGCCTGAGGACCCGTCAAAAACGAAGGGCGCCGCCAGAGCAGCGGACCCGTCAGGAAACAGCAAGGAGCATGACATGAAGCTTGGCATCGACAATATCAAACTGCCGGAATCGAAAAAGCGAGGCCCGCTCGGCAGCGTCGACCATGTCAAGGAGCTCGGGCTTTCGGGCATCTTCTTCTCGACGGCACTGGACATGAGCCCGACGCTCGACATGGGTGAATTGCGCGAGATCCGGGCGAAGGCCGACGAGCTCGGCCTTTACCTGGAAAGCGGCATCGGCAAGATCAATCCCTATTGCAGCGCCGAGGAGCCGGCTCTCAGGGCCGCCGGCGGCGGCGACATCATCGCCGGCTTCACCCGCATGATCGAGGCGAGTGCCGCCATCGGCTGCCTCGAACTCTGGGTCGCGCCCGGCAACTTCAAGTCCGAATATCGCGGCCGGCTCGCCAATGACCGCTTCCGGACCGATATCACCTGGGAAGACCAACTCGTCGGCATCGAGAAGGTGCTCCAGAAGCTTGCGCCTGTCGCCCGCGCGCATGGCGCGCACCTGAATATCGAGACCCACGACGAGATTACCTCCTTCGAGATCCTGCGGCTGATCGAGAGCGTCGGCTCCGACTGCGTCGGCGTCGTCTTCGACACTGCCAATGGCCTGCAGCGGGCCGAGCATCCGGTCTTCGCAGCCAAGCGCCTCGCCCCCTTCGTCCGTCAGACGCATATCAAAGACGCCTATGTCGGCCGCGCGCCCGGCGGCCTCGACTTCCAGACCCGGCCCGTCGGCGGCGGTATCGTCGATTTCGAGACGATCCTGCCGATCCTCGCCGAAGCCAACCCCGCGCTCAACCTCTCGCTGGAGGTTGCGGCCTCCGTCGCCGACAAGCCGCGAAAGGCAAACCCGCGCCAGTGCATCCAGATCGACGATCCGATCTGGCGCGCCGGCCATCCCGATCTCACAGCCGAAGAGCTCGGCGCCTACATGGCGCTGGTGGACGCCTACGAAACGCGCGTCGCCTCCGGCGAGGTCCCGGACTGGGAGGCCTACGAAGCCAGCCAGTACGGCTACCCGAGCTACGAGCATCAGTCCTACGGCTTCAACGAGGCAATCGCCTTCATCAAGCAGTCGGCGCGTCACATCGAGGCGATCTGCAAGAACAAGGGCATCACGCTGAATTCGGCAACGGCGGACAGGAAGGCGGCCTGATCGCCCGAAATAACGGAGGCTTCGGCCGTCTGACTTCACCGGCTTACGGTGGAAACATCGAGTTGCGCACAAACATTCTTATGGAAAAAATTACGGCGCACCGATATCGGATATGTCACGGCATCTGGTGTGACCCGGAGGCTGCCGTTAAGCCTGGAGAGGAATGATGAAGAAGACGCGTCGTCAAAGCCTGAAACCGTCCACGACCGCCAACGGCGCGCCCGACACTGTTGACAATGACGACGTGTCTGAACGCATTCGCAACACGCTGGCCGCCGCGATCGGCGAAGGCGCGCTCAAGCCGGGGACCAAGATCCTCGAAGAAGCGATCGCCGAACATTTTGGGGTCAGCCGTACCGTCGTTCGCGGCGCGCTCGGCGTGCTCGAAAGCGACCATCTGCTGGAACGCAAGAGAAATCGAGGAACCTTCGTCGCCGAGCCGAGCATTGAGCAGGCCAAGAGCCTGTTCGAAGCACGGCGGAAGTTGGAGCGGCTGCTGCTTGAACTCGTCATCATGCGCGCGACGTCAGAACAACTCGATGCGCTGGAGAGGCTGACGGACGAGGAAGAACACATCCATCACCACGGCGACGAGAAATCGAAGACCGTTCTTTCCGGAAAATTCCACATCGTCCTCGCCGGCCTCGCTGGAAATCCCGTGCTGACGGAAATGCTTTCCAAGATCGTCGCCCGCCTGTCTCTTGTCATGTCGCTCTACGAAGAAGACCGCGAGGACGACTGTGGCGCCGACCATCACCGCATGATCGTTGCGGCGCTAAAGGCGAAAGACCTTGCCAAGGCGCAGGACCTGATGGACCACCATCTCGCGGACATCGAGGGGCGCGTGCGCCTGACGGAGGGACAGGGCGATCGGCATACTTTCCTCGCAGTGTTGGAGAACTTTTCGTGAGTTGCGCCAGCGGTCGGCGCCGGAAATTATTGCCGCTCGGCCGTCCTGTTGACTGATGCCCAAAGCCAGGGCACAAAGGTGGCATCCAC from Rhizobium sp. NLR16a includes:
- a CDS encoding sugar phosphate isomerase/epimerase family protein, producing MKLGIDNIKLPESKKRGPLGSVDHVKELGLSGIFFSTALDMSPTLDMGELREIRAKADELGLYLESGIGKINPYCSAEEPALRAAGGGDIIAGFTRMIEASAAIGCLELWVAPGNFKSEYRGRLANDRFRTDITWEDQLVGIEKVLQKLAPVARAHGAHLNIETHDEITSFEILRLIESVGSDCVGVVFDTANGLQRAEHPVFAAKRLAPFVRQTHIKDAYVGRAPGGLDFQTRPVGGGIVDFETILPILAEANPALNLSLEVAASVADKPRKANPRQCIQIDDPIWRAGHPDLTAEELGAYMALVDAYETRVASGEVPDWEAYEASQYGYPSYEHQSYGFNEAIAFIKQSARHIEAICKNKGITLNSATADRKAA
- a CDS encoding GntR family transcriptional regulator, producing the protein MKKTRRQSLKPSTTANGAPDTVDNDDVSERIRNTLAAAIGEGALKPGTKILEEAIAEHFGVSRTVVRGALGVLESDHLLERKRNRGTFVAEPSIEQAKSLFEARRKLERLLLELVIMRATSEQLDALERLTDEEEHIHHHGDEKSKTVLSGKFHIVLAGLAGNPVLTEMLSKIVARLSLVMSLYEEDREDDCGADHHRMIVAALKAKDLAKAQDLMDHHLADIEGRVRLTEGQGDRHTFLAVLENFS